Proteins encoded together in one Bos javanicus breed banteng chromosome 6, ARS-OSU_banteng_1.0, whole genome shotgun sequence window:
- the HNRNPD gene encoding heterogeneous nuclear ribonucleoprotein D0 isoform X3, with translation MSEEQFGGDGAAAAATTAVGGSAGEQEGAMVAAAQGAAAAAGSGAGTGGGTAAGGTEGSSAESEGAKIDASKNEEDEGHSNSSPRHSEAATAQREEWKMFIGGLSWDTTKKDLKDYFSKFGEVVDCTLKLDPITGRSRGFGFVLFKESESVDKVMDQKEHKLNGKVIDPKRAKAMKTKEPVKKIFVGGLSPDTPEEKIREYFGGFGEVESIELPMDNKTNKRRGFCFITFKEEEPVKKIMEKKYHNVGLSKCEIKVAMSKEQYQQQQQWGSRGGFAGRARGRGGDQQSGYGKVSRRGGHQNSYKPY, from the exons ATGTCGGAGGAGCAGTTCGGCGGGgacggggcggcggcggcggcaacaACGGCGGTAGGCGGCTCGGCGGGCGAGCAGGAGGGAGCCATGGTGGCGGCGGCGCAgggggcagcggcggcggcgggaagTGGAGCCGGGACCGGGGGCGGAACCGCGGCCGGCGGCACCGAAGGGAGCAGCGCCGAGTCGGAGGGGGCGAAGATCGATGCCAGTAAGAACGAGGAGGATGAAGG CCATTCAAACTCCTCCCCACGACACTCTGAAGCAGCGACGGCACAGCGGGAAGAATG GAAAATGTTTATAGGAGGCCTTAGCTGGGACACTACAAAGAAAGATCTGAAGGACTACTTCTCCAAATTTGGTGAAGTCGTAGACTGCACTCTGAAGTTAGATCCTATCACAGGGCGATCGAGGGGTTTTGGCTTTGTGCTATTTAAAGAGTCGGAGAGTGTAGATAAG GTCATGGATCAGAAAGAACATAAATTGAATGGGAAGGTGATTGATCCTAAGAGGGCCAAAGCCATGAAAACAAAAGAgcctgttaaaaaaatttttgttggtGGCCTTTCTCCAGATACACCTGAAGAGAAAATAAGGGAGTACTTTGGTGGTTTTGGTGAG gtTGAATCCATAGAGCTCCCCATGGACAACAAGACCAATAAGAGGCGTGGATTCTGCTTTATTACCTTTAAGGAAGAGGAACCAGTGAAgaagataatggaaaagaaatatcaCAATGTTGGTCTTAGTAAA tgTGAAATCAAAGTAGCTATGTCGAAGGAACAGtatcagcaacagcagcagtgggGATCGAGAGGAGGATTTGCAGGAAGAGCTCGTGGAAGAGGTGGTG ACCAGCAGAGTGGCTATGGGAAAGTATCCAGGCGAGGCGGCCATCAAAATAGCTACAAACCATACTAA
- the HNRNPD gene encoding heterogeneous nuclear ribonucleoprotein D0 isoform X1: protein MSEEQFGGDGAAAAATTAVGGSAGEQEGAMVAAAQGAAAAAGSGAGTGGGTAAGGTEGSSAESEGAKIDASKNEEDEGHSNSSPRHSEAATAQREEWKMFIGGLSWDTTKKDLKDYFSKFGEVVDCTLKLDPITGRSRGFGFVLFKESESVDKVMDQKEHKLNGKVIDPKRAKAMKTKEPVKKIFVGGLSPDTPEEKIREYFGGFGEVESIELPMDNKTNKRRGFCFITFKEEEPVKKIMEKKYHNVGLSKCEIKVAMSKEQYQQQQQWGSRGGFAGRARGRGGGPSQNWNQGYSNYWNQGYGNYGYNSQGYGGYGGYDYTGYNNYYGYGDYSNQQSGYGKVSRRGGHQNSYKPY from the exons ATGTCGGAGGAGCAGTTCGGCGGGgacggggcggcggcggcggcaacaACGGCGGTAGGCGGCTCGGCGGGCGAGCAGGAGGGAGCCATGGTGGCGGCGGCGCAgggggcagcggcggcggcgggaagTGGAGCCGGGACCGGGGGCGGAACCGCGGCCGGCGGCACCGAAGGGAGCAGCGCCGAGTCGGAGGGGGCGAAGATCGATGCCAGTAAGAACGAGGAGGATGAAGG CCATTCAAACTCCTCCCCACGACACTCTGAAGCAGCGACGGCACAGCGGGAAGAATG GAAAATGTTTATAGGAGGCCTTAGCTGGGACACTACAAAGAAAGATCTGAAGGACTACTTCTCCAAATTTGGTGAAGTCGTAGACTGCACTCTGAAGTTAGATCCTATCACAGGGCGATCGAGGGGTTTTGGCTTTGTGCTATTTAAAGAGTCGGAGAGTGTAGATAAG GTCATGGATCAGAAAGAACATAAATTGAATGGGAAGGTGATTGATCCTAAGAGGGCCAAAGCCATGAAAACAAAAGAgcctgttaaaaaaatttttgttggtGGCCTTTCTCCAGATACACCTGAAGAGAAAATAAGGGAGTACTTTGGTGGTTTTGGTGAG gtTGAATCCATAGAGCTCCCCATGGACAACAAGACCAATAAGAGGCGTGGATTCTGCTTTATTACCTTTAAGGAAGAGGAACCAGTGAAgaagataatggaaaagaaatatcaCAATGTTGGTCTTAGTAAA tgTGAAATCAAAGTAGCTATGTCGAAGGAACAGtatcagcaacagcagcagtgggGATCGAGAGGAGGATTTGCAGGAAGAGCTCGTGGAAGAGGTGGTG GCCCCAGTCAAAACTGGAACCAGGGATATAGTAACTATTGGAATCAAGGCTATGGCAACTATGGATATAACAGCCAAGGTTACGGTGGTTATGGAGGATATGACTACACTGGTTACAACAACTACTATGGATATGGTGATTATAGCA ACCAGCAGAGTGGCTATGGGAAAGTATCCAGGCGAGGCGGCCATCAAAATAGCTACAAACCATACTAA
- the HNRNPD gene encoding heterogeneous nuclear ribonucleoprotein D0 isoform X2, with the protein MSEEQFGGDGAAAAATTAVGGSAGEQEGAMVAAAQGAAAAAGSGAGTGGGTAAGGTEGSSAESEGAKIDASKNEEDEGKMFIGGLSWDTTKKDLKDYFSKFGEVVDCTLKLDPITGRSRGFGFVLFKESESVDKVMDQKEHKLNGKVIDPKRAKAMKTKEPVKKIFVGGLSPDTPEEKIREYFGGFGEVESIELPMDNKTNKRRGFCFITFKEEEPVKKIMEKKYHNVGLSKCEIKVAMSKEQYQQQQQWGSRGGFAGRARGRGGGPSQNWNQGYSNYWNQGYGNYGYNSQGYGGYGGYDYTGYNNYYGYGDYSNQQSGYGKVSRRGGHQNSYKPY; encoded by the exons ATGTCGGAGGAGCAGTTCGGCGGGgacggggcggcggcggcggcaacaACGGCGGTAGGCGGCTCGGCGGGCGAGCAGGAGGGAGCCATGGTGGCGGCGGCGCAgggggcagcggcggcggcgggaagTGGAGCCGGGACCGGGGGCGGAACCGCGGCCGGCGGCACCGAAGGGAGCAGCGCCGAGTCGGAGGGGGCGAAGATCGATGCCAGTAAGAACGAGGAGGATGAAGG GAAAATGTTTATAGGAGGCCTTAGCTGGGACACTACAAAGAAAGATCTGAAGGACTACTTCTCCAAATTTGGTGAAGTCGTAGACTGCACTCTGAAGTTAGATCCTATCACAGGGCGATCGAGGGGTTTTGGCTTTGTGCTATTTAAAGAGTCGGAGAGTGTAGATAAG GTCATGGATCAGAAAGAACATAAATTGAATGGGAAGGTGATTGATCCTAAGAGGGCCAAAGCCATGAAAACAAAAGAgcctgttaaaaaaatttttgttggtGGCCTTTCTCCAGATACACCTGAAGAGAAAATAAGGGAGTACTTTGGTGGTTTTGGTGAG gtTGAATCCATAGAGCTCCCCATGGACAACAAGACCAATAAGAGGCGTGGATTCTGCTTTATTACCTTTAAGGAAGAGGAACCAGTGAAgaagataatggaaaagaaatatcaCAATGTTGGTCTTAGTAAA tgTGAAATCAAAGTAGCTATGTCGAAGGAACAGtatcagcaacagcagcagtgggGATCGAGAGGAGGATTTGCAGGAAGAGCTCGTGGAAGAGGTGGTG GCCCCAGTCAAAACTGGAACCAGGGATATAGTAACTATTGGAATCAAGGCTATGGCAACTATGGATATAACAGCCAAGGTTACGGTGGTTATGGAGGATATGACTACACTGGTTACAACAACTACTATGGATATGGTGATTATAGCA ACCAGCAGAGTGGCTATGGGAAAGTATCCAGGCGAGGCGGCCATCAAAATAGCTACAAACCATACTAA
- the HNRNPD gene encoding heterogeneous nuclear ribonucleoprotein D0 isoform X4, with protein MSEEQFGGDGAAAAATTAVGGSAGEQEGAMVAAAQGAAAAAGSGAGTGGGTAAGGTEGSSAESEGAKIDASKNEEDEGKMFIGGLSWDTTKKDLKDYFSKFGEVVDCTLKLDPITGRSRGFGFVLFKESESVDKVMDQKEHKLNGKVIDPKRAKAMKTKEPVKKIFVGGLSPDTPEEKIREYFGGFGEVESIELPMDNKTNKRRGFCFITFKEEEPVKKIMEKKYHNVGLSKCEIKVAMSKEQYQQQQQWGSRGGFAGRARGRGGDQQSGYGKVSRRGGHQNSYKPY; from the exons ATGTCGGAGGAGCAGTTCGGCGGGgacggggcggcggcggcggcaacaACGGCGGTAGGCGGCTCGGCGGGCGAGCAGGAGGGAGCCATGGTGGCGGCGGCGCAgggggcagcggcggcggcgggaagTGGAGCCGGGACCGGGGGCGGAACCGCGGCCGGCGGCACCGAAGGGAGCAGCGCCGAGTCGGAGGGGGCGAAGATCGATGCCAGTAAGAACGAGGAGGATGAAGG GAAAATGTTTATAGGAGGCCTTAGCTGGGACACTACAAAGAAAGATCTGAAGGACTACTTCTCCAAATTTGGTGAAGTCGTAGACTGCACTCTGAAGTTAGATCCTATCACAGGGCGATCGAGGGGTTTTGGCTTTGTGCTATTTAAAGAGTCGGAGAGTGTAGATAAG GTCATGGATCAGAAAGAACATAAATTGAATGGGAAGGTGATTGATCCTAAGAGGGCCAAAGCCATGAAAACAAAAGAgcctgttaaaaaaatttttgttggtGGCCTTTCTCCAGATACACCTGAAGAGAAAATAAGGGAGTACTTTGGTGGTTTTGGTGAG gtTGAATCCATAGAGCTCCCCATGGACAACAAGACCAATAAGAGGCGTGGATTCTGCTTTATTACCTTTAAGGAAGAGGAACCAGTGAAgaagataatggaaaagaaatatcaCAATGTTGGTCTTAGTAAA tgTGAAATCAAAGTAGCTATGTCGAAGGAACAGtatcagcaacagcagcagtgggGATCGAGAGGAGGATTTGCAGGAAGAGCTCGTGGAAGAGGTGGTG ACCAGCAGAGTGGCTATGGGAAAGTATCCAGGCGAGGCGGCCATCAAAATAGCTACAAACCATACTAA